The nucleotide sequence GAAGTTACTCGATATTCATTTTCGTCACTCACGAGCATGCGAACTGACAATGAGTCATTCCCCTCAATGGCATCAAGCAGTGTTGTGCTGGTAAGGTAATCAAACCTCGTGGCATTATCCGCAGTAATAGTGACCATATTCGTCAGCTTGTCCAGTGTGGATGATCCGCGCACCCTCACCGTAACCGTCTGAATGGCTTTTTGTCCCGGATAAAAATTTCCCACACTCCAGCGCACTTCACCGGCCTGCACCGAACCGCCTGTGCTTGTCTGAATAATATCAGCATTTTGTTCGTCAAAATCGTCTGTAAGGATCGTATTGCGTGCTATGGTATTTCCATCATTCCGGTAGGAGATGGTATAGGCAATTAAATCACCCTGCCTTACTGTATCCTTGTCTGCGCTTACGGTGGCAACCAGCACCGGCTTAGCCTGCGCAGATATATTAACAGTAGGTGTGGTAAGTGATGACACATTATCCGCGCTTAATCGCGCGAAGGCTGAAATAGTCGTAGTGCCGCTGGGCAACTGCTCTTTTATGGTGAACCAAAACACTCTCACTTCTGTGGTTTTTTGCGTTAAACGCTCCTGAGTATATATAACCGTTCCCAAACTTTGCACCGCACTGCCAATATCATGGGGAGTAAGCAGGTGCTCGTCATAGTCCAAAATAATGCGTATGTTGTCAGCGTTTTCAAACGCGGTATTTGCATAGGTAACAGTATAACCAATTATATCACCCGGCGATGCTTCATTTTTTGTCACTGAGAGCCCCAGAGAAAGAATCGCATTCGCTGATGCGTTCGATACGAATAAAGTACTAGTGAATGCGGTTGAAATTACGGCAAACATAGCTGCGTAAGAGAATGCCTTGTGAATAGGTATTAATTTCATAATAAATGGTTAAGGTTATAAAACAGAGTATTATTACTGATATTTCAATATTTGTCAATATGGACGCAAGTTGACAAAAAGTTAATAATATGCTACTTTTGAACTTAGAATCCAAGGTAAGGATAGGGATATTTATGAGATAGCAGAAGTATATCTGCGTTGACCTGCGTTCGGCCGCATAACGCACTGTACTACTATTCTTAAAACCAGGTTGTTACGGTCGATTATCCGTTATATATTCTACGTTCATAATATATGAATTCGATTCTTGAAAAAGTTCTCCTTTCTCAAGAGATTACAGAGCGGCAGAAGTTGAGCCCTGTAGATATCTGCACCCAGTTATTAAAACTGCTTACCAATCGCGAGGCAGATGTGCTTCGTTTGCGTTTTGGCCTAGACGGAAATGGCACACATACGCTTGAGATTATCGGCAAAAGGTACACAATTACAAGGGAACGCGTACGGCAGATTGAGCATCAAAGCATCCAAAAACTTAAACAATCCAAACAGTTCCAGGAAATTTCAGAAGGCATTTCCACGCTTGTTACACATAACCTTACGCAGCACGGCGGCATGCGCCGCCAAGACGTGCTTCTTAATGACTTACTCTCGCTCTCGGGCGATTCGTCTGTTAACCGCAACTGCTTATCATTTATCATCGAACAGCTTTTAAATACGGCCATTGAAGAAATAAAATCTGAAGCAATTCTGCCAAGCTGGAAACTGAAAGAATTTTCCTCGCAGCTTTTCACGGAAACAATTGCATCTATCGAATCATTGTTGGAATCAAAAGGACAGCCGGTCAGCTTTGATGCGTTGCTTAATGAATTTTTGCGCAGCAATTTTTATCAGGAACATGCGCAGGAGTACCAATCATTTGTACTCTTCTCATCATCCCCCGAACAAGATGAGCGCTCGATGGTTGAGCGCGTGCTTAATACCTACCTTGAATGCTCCACCTCAGTGCTGCAAAATCCCTTCAATGAATGGGGAATGTCCCGCTGGCATAGCATTAAGCCAAAAAGAATGAGTGATAAAATTTATCTCGTGCTTAAGAAATACGGCAAGCCAATGCATTTTACCGAGATCACGGAGCAAATTAATAAGACTCGCTTCGACCACAAAGTGGCGCATGCGCCAACCGTACATAATGAACTTATTCTCGACAAGCGTTTTGTTCTTGTCGGAAGAGGAATATACGCGCTTCAAGAATGGGGATATAAGCCGGGCGTAGTTGCTGATGTGATCGCTTCCATCCTGAGTCGTGCGCCAAACCCTTTAAGCCGTGAGGAAATTATCGATGAAGTGCTCAAACAACGGTTTGTGAAAAAAGGCACCATTTTACTTGCATTGACGTCACATGATACTTTTTTACACCTTCCGGACGGTCGTTTTATGTTCAAAAAAATTGTCTCTCAAGCTCCGGAAACCGTCCACACAGAACAAAATAAATAAACATTCGTTGTGGATATCACTATCAATCTCGCGCCTTTTTTCGATGCGGCCGCAAATAACCCACTCACGGTAGGGTGGTTTCTTCTTATCCACGGGGGATGGATGCCTGTTCTTGTGGTAATATTGAGCACATTTTGGCATGTACGATTGCGTAATATCAGAGCAGCATACCTCCATCATCTTAACTATACAATTTTTGCAATCGATGTTCCGAAGTTAAACGAACAATCTACCAGAGCAGTAGAGCAAATATTCGCGCAATTAGCAGGAGCGTTCTCCGGCGTTAACCTGATTGAGAAATATATCCAGGGCAAAAATCAGGAAAGTTTCTCATTTGAAATAGTTTCTCTCGGAGGCTATATCCAATTTTTAGTGCGTACCCCAACCCATTTTCGCGATCTCATTGAGGCGGCAATTTATGCACAATATCCTGATGCAGAAATTACCGAGGTGGAAGACTACACAGGCATGATTCCCCGGCAATACCCCTCTGATGAATTTAATTTATGGGGCACTGAGCTCAAGCTTAACCGTAAAAGCGTGTATCCCATTCGAACCTATCCGCTCTTCGAGCACACCCTTACACAAAAATTTGCCGACCCAATGGCTGCGCTCCTGGAAATTATGAGCCATATGCACCCAGGTGAAAATATTTGGATCCAATGGGTAATTACGCCCATTGGAGACGGGTGGAAAGAAAAAGGCATCAATGAAGCGAAAAAATTGATTGGCGCACATGTAAAACAGGCGCCCACGCTTACTGCACGGGCGCTGCAACCGGTTCGCATAGTAACTGGAGGGGCAAGCGAAGTGCTCCTCCATGGATTGGGTATTTCTCCATATCATGTTGAAGGTGCGGCAGCGAAAGACATGCCAAGTCACATACAATATCTGTCTCCTGGAGAACGCGCGATCGTTGAGGCCATTGAAGCAAAAATTTCTAAAGTCGGTTTCCACGCTAAATGCCGCATTATTTATGTCGCGAAAAAAGAAATATTCGATAAAGCGCGCGGTGTTGCGGGTATTTTGGGCGCCTTTAGCCAATTTAGCGCATTGAATCTCAACAGTTTTGAACCCGCAGGCAAGGTGACCACAAAAGCAAATTATTTCTTCACTAAACGCAGAATCGCCAAACGCCAAAAAAAAATAGCGCGCGCATTCCGCCAACGAAGCAAAGAATTAGGATGGGGTCATGGCATGATATTGAATACCGAGGAATTGGCAACGGTGTGGCATTTCCCCGTTGCAGAGGTGAAAGCCCCGTTAGTGAAGATGACTGAAGCGAAAAAAGGAGAGCCCCCGGCTGAGTTGCCGATAGAAATTATGGAGCCTGCCGCAAGTGATGCACAGACATCCAAAATACAAGAAGCGGAAACGCCGGAAAATTTACCCGTATAATCCAAAATTTAAAGTCCAAAAATCAAAATGCGAGATCAAAATGCAAAAATTTTTGATTATTAATTTTCATTTTTAGATTTTAGGTTTTACATTTTGCATTTTTACTGAATAAGAGAGGGTTCAACATGAATAACACTATGACTGATCAAATTTCCCAAAACAATGACATCTGCTACTTTGCGATGACTAATTTTCGCGGCCAAAATCGCAAATTTGGCATACGCACTGATGACCGCCGCAAACACATGTACCTCATTGGTAAAACCGGCATGGGGAAATCAACGACCCTCGAGAATATGATCATACAGGATATACGCGAAGGAAGGGGAGTGGGAGTAGTGGATCCTCATGGCGATTTGGTTGAAAAAATATTGGACTATATCCCCCCGCACCGCATCAACGATGTCATATATTTTAATCCCGCTGACATTGATTACCCTATTGCATTCAATATTCTTGAAAACGTAGATCCCCGCTATAAGCACCTTGTCGCGTCCGGACTTATGGGAGTATTCACAAAAATTTGGGCAAATGTTTGGTCAGCACGAATGGAATATATCATGAATAATTGCATCCTCGCCCTGCTTGATTCTCCCGGCAATACCCTTCTAGGGATCAACCGCATATTAGTTGATAAGGAATACCGGCATAAAATTGTAAGCCGCATTTTAGATCCTGTCGTGCGGTCGTTCTGGGTGAATGAATACGCGAATTACAACGACCGATTCCGCACTGAAGCAATCGCGCCAATCCAAAATAAGGTTGGGCAATTTCTTTCGACCGCAATTGTGAGAAATATTGTCGGGCAGACGCAATCGACCATAGATATGCGGGAAATCATGGATACCAAAAAAATCCTCATCCTCAATCTTGCGAAAGGACGCATAGGCGAGGACAATTCGTCGCTTTTGGGCGCGATGATGATTACCAAGCTGCAGCTTGCAGTCATGAGCAGGGTAGATATTCCTGAAAAAGAAAGGAATGATTTCTTCCTTTATGTGGATGAATTTCAAAATTTTGCGACGACCTCATTTTCAGACATCCTCTCTGAAGCAAGAAAATATCGCCTCTCGCTCATTATGGCGCACCAATACATAGAACAACTTGAGGAAGAGGTGGCTGCGGCGGTATTTGGCAACGTCGGCACTATCGCCTGTTTCCGCGTGGGCGCCACCGATGCGGAAGAGCTGGTAAAGGAATTTACCCCTTATTTCACTGAAGAAGATTTGGTAAATCTCACTAAATATGACATTTATCTGCGGCTTATGATCAACGGCGTGGCGTCAAGGCCATTTTCGGCCACGTCGCTCCCGCCGCTTCGCACCGATGAAATGACAGGGAATCGTGAAAAAGTAATCGCGGTGTCAAGAGAGCGGTATACGAAACCGCGAGAGGAAGTTGAAGAGAAAATTATCAGATGGACCGGTATAGAAGATATGTATTCCACCACTGCTGAATTGGATAATATCGCTGGTATTGCCGAGGATGAGCAGCGGTATCGCGAACTTCCCGCAGCTCCTCTACCTACTGAAAAACCGACAAATGAACCTGCCGTTTCTCAAGGGCCAGAACCAAAAAATGCCACATGTGACAATTGCGGTCGCGGTACGCTTATCACATTTACCCCGGATGAAAAACGCAACGTATTTTGCAAAAGCTGTCTGAAAAAATTTCGTCAGGGCCTTATCGACATCACCACTTTAAAAAAACGCAATATCCCTGAAGTGTATGATGCTCCTCCTGCGCACACACAAGCCGCTCCCACAGACAATACTGCTCATAAGACACAAAGCGCCCCTGTTTCCGCAAGCCCTAATTTTGTCATACTGAAACCACCGCCCAAACTCTCTCCATCGCAGCATGATGAGCAAGTGCGAAAGATACCCATACTTCCCGTATCCTATCCTAGTGAGTTATCGCTGCGAGACGCCCTTCAAACCGAGCCAATTCCTTTCCATAAATTACGCGGCAATAAATTAAAAAGGCGCCTTACGACAGAAACCACGCCCTTTGAAACACAAAAAGAACCCGCTGAATATGCTCCGCCCATGCCTAAACCGCGCCATTATGTCATCAAAGGGATTCCTCCCAAAAAAGTGGTTCCATTATAATAATATTGAGGATATGATATACTATATATAAGTATTGATATATATCTTATTACCTCTTAAATGTATGCCTGAATCACAGACAGAATACCAAAATCTACTTACCGAACTAATACAGAAACAAATAGTTATCCTGGGACCCGATATTGCCATAATGAAAGCGCGTAACGTATCAGGATTATCTGTGGCAGGTGATGGAACGGTAACTCAAATGAACGGCAATCCTCCCGACCTTATCAATCAGCTTATAGAACAATATGTCTCCCTTTCAGGCCTTATTGTAAAAAAGGCAATGGAGCCGTTATTGGCAAAATATCCTTCATTAACTATTGGGAAAAACAACTCATAGCGTTTTTGGATTTTTTAATTTATAGCATATTTTATATGACTTCAACGCTTTCGCTTATTACATTTATTTTTTGGGTTATTGCAGGAATTACGACTTTTATAGTATGCATAATGAATGCATATAAAACACGGGGAGGAAGGTTTTCGGCCGCATTTATATCGCTCGGATTCGGTACGCTTCTCCTTGCGACTTCTGCCATAATCGCTACGTTTTTTAATTCCCAGTTTGGGCAGGGTATCACGCAACTACTGCACGATGGTGGATTTGTCATCGGATTCATCCTCGTGCTTTCCGCTTCCAATCGCTTCTTAAAGGCAATGACAGGATAATTTCCCTTCAGTGTCCCTTTGGATTCCCATTCTTTTACTCCTTTTTATTCTTGCTTTAGGCGCGAGTATTTTTGAGTTGCTGGCCTTACGTAAGGCAAGAACATATCTCACAAAACGCGAATCAGATCTTGAGGCGAAAATTTATGAAATCGCCATACTCAAGGAGCTAGGCGAGAGGATTGGTTATTCGCTCAATACGCGAAAAATTGTTGAGATTATTACCGGAAGTCTTGGCCAATTCATCGACTACTCGGCAGTATCTTATCTGCTTATAGAGCCGCAGTTATTGCTTTTCCATTGCAATTTGGAATCATCTGTTGATGCCACGTTTGTCAGTACCATTCGCGACAGGATGCGCGCGGCGCTCAATGCCCTTACGAATGACGAATATATAAAATTTCGCATTGAGGAGACGGTCACCGGCGCCATTATTACAGAATCATTGCACCAACCAGTCCGGTCGTTTTTTAACATCCCGCTCGTTATCCGAAATCGCACGGTAGGCATCATCACCGTCGCAAGCACAAAATCAGACCTCTACCACGAGGATGAAATGACCCTTCTTTACAAAATAACCTCGCAAGCGTCACAAGCAGTATCGCGTTTGGAGGAAGTGCTTGCTGTCGAGGAAGAAAAATTAAACGCAATGGTTGCCAGTATGCCAGATGGTCTTCTCATGACAGATCCTGAATTTCGGATAGTGGTCATCAATCCCGCGCTCCAGCGCACGTTAGGCCTTGAAGGGAATTCAACAGTTTCTATCTTTAACATCATTGACTGTCTGGGCGGTGTGCTTGATATCAGGGGAAAACTGGATGAAGCGATAAACCTTGATAAACTTATAGTGGCTGAAAATGTTTCATTCCGCCAAAAAACTTATCAAGTCCTTATTTCCCCGGTAAAACCATTGGCTCCGTCCGATATCCCGGGCAAACAAAACACCTTCGGTTCAGTTGCCCTTTTCCATGATATCACCCACGAAAGGGAGCTTGAAAAAATGCGGGAAGATTTCACTTCCATGATGGTGCACGAGCTCCGGTCACCGCTTGACGGCATATGTAAAATAACGGAATTACTGACGTCAAAGCAACGGAAAGGGAAATCATACCATGAATTCACCCACATGATCCATCAGAGCGCGTCTGAAATGCTCACGCTGGTATCCACATTACTGGATATTGCAAAAATCGATGCGGGTAAATTTGAAATTCTTCCTGTGGTAAGCAACACTCGGACGCTGCTGGAGGAAAAGCTGAAATTTTATCGACCGCTTGCCGCTGACCGCCATATACAAATGAGCGACTCTCTCGATCCTGCACTTCCTGACATCTTGTTAGACCCCCATCGTATTGGCCAAGTGATTAATAACCTTCTTTCTAACGCGATAAAGTTTTCACCTGTCGCGGGAACGATACATGTGAGCGCCTTTCGCCATGCCTCGGGTGGAAATATTAATCAAGAAGGAAAAACCGCAGATCCCTTATGGCATGCTATCTCGACGCCACTTCCGCTCACAGATGCGCTCGTGGTCGCGGTATCAGATATGGGCATTGGCATTACGCACGATGAAATACCGCAATTATTTACTAAATTCCAGAGATTGAGTGCAGGCAAACTTTCCCAAAAAGGCACAGGACTGGGCCTGGTCATTGCGCGTGGCATTATCGAGGCGCATCATGGTATAATGACACTAGGATCCACAGAAAGCAAGGGCACGACTTTTGTCTTTACCATACCTTTATCACATTAATAATTAACCCTCATTCATCACGTATGCCTAAATTACAAACAATTTTAGTTATCGAAGACGAACAAACAATATTAAAAGCTATTTCCATTGCACTAGAGGAAGCGGGATTTAAAGTGCTGTCGGCAATTGACGGGGAAACCGGCGAACAAATGGCGGTCACACACGCGCCAGATCTTATACTTCTCGATATTATACTTCCGCGTAAAAATGGATTGGACGTGCTTAAAGGCCTGAAAGGCAACGAGGCGACAAACGCAATTCCTGTCATCCTCCTTACCAACCTTTCAGATACTGAAACAGTAAGCCAAGGCGTAGCGCTGGGCGCGCGAGGATATCTAGTGAAAGCAAACTACAGCCTTGACGAGGTAGTGACGAAAGTAAAAGATGTGTTGAAAAAGAGTAAGTAATCCTTCCATAATCAACTAGTTTTTTACACCGGTGTAACGTTCATCGGTGTTTTTTGTATGCTATACTGAGAACGTAGAACAATACAGTAGAAAGGTATTCACGCGGATTCACGCAAATAGCCGGCCGTATGTAGCGTCGGAGCTTGTCTCCGACCAATCAATAGCTGTGATCCGTTGGTGGTTGGTGGCAGATGAACTGCCACGCTACAATTGATACCGTAACGGGACCGGACGCGGATTAACGCGGATATTCTTCTACTATCTCATACTGTAATCATGATTCATAAAAAACAAGCGATTATTTACGGGTGCGTGGTATTGCTTGCGTTTGCATTGCGCGCGTATTCTCCTACTCCTATAGACCTGATAGGCGATGACGCAACGTATGCGTTTCGAAGCGTAGGATATTTTGACCATATGGCATCACAGCTGCAAACCACACCTTACCAGTGGTTTGAAGCAGTACCCTGGTGGGCAAAACTTTCATTCCATGACCATCCGCCCGTCGCATTTCTTGCTTTCCATATTATTTTTGGCATTTTCGGAATGACCACGCTGGTGGCACACAGCATTCCGATTCTCTTAGGCACCTTGAGCGTGGCGCTTTGCATTGCGGTCGGCGCAAGGTTAAGTTCGCCGCGCGTAGGAATTATTGCAGGATTCCTTTTTGCGGTCACCAGCCTGTCAATATGGATATCCCGCGTCTTGTATTTGGAAACTATACTGATCCCTTTATTGTTATTCACTATCTATTGCGCGCTTCGCGCGCGTCTATCGCCTTCATGGTGGATTATTACAGGATTCTCATTTGGTTTATCCATAGCTACCAAATATACTGCAATATTTCTTTTACCCGCGTTGTGTTATCTC is from Patescibacteria group bacterium and encodes:
- a CDS encoding response regulator, whose amino-acid sequence is MPKLQTILVIEDEQTILKAISIALEEAGFKVLSAIDGETGEQMAVTHAPDLILLDIILPRKNGLDVLKGLKGNEATNAIPVILLTNLSDTETVSQGVALGARGYLVKANYSLDEVVTKVKDVLKKSK
- a CDS encoding ATP-binding protein, yielding MSLWIPILLLLFILALGASIFELLALRKARTYLTKRESDLEAKIYEIAILKELGERIGYSLNTRKIVEIITGSLGQFIDYSAVSYLLIEPQLLLFHCNLESSVDATFVSTIRDRMRAALNALTNDEYIKFRIEETVTGAIITESLHQPVRSFFNIPLVIRNRTVGIITVASTKSDLYHEDEMTLLYKITSQASQAVSRLEEVLAVEEEKLNAMVASMPDGLLMTDPEFRIVVINPALQRTLGLEGNSTVSIFNIIDCLGGVLDIRGKLDEAINLDKLIVAENVSFRQKTYQVLISPVKPLAPSDIPGKQNTFGSVALFHDITHERELEKMREDFTSMMVHELRSPLDGICKITELLTSKQRKGKSYHEFTHMIHQSASEMLTLVSTLLDIAKIDAGKFEILPVVSNTRTLLEEKLKFYRPLAADRHIQMSDSLDPALPDILLDPHRIGQVINNLLSNAIKFSPVAGTIHVSAFRHASGGNINQEGKTADPLWHAISTPLPLTDALVVAVSDMGIGITHDEIPQLFTKFQRLSAGKLSQKGTGLGLVIARGIIEAHHGIMTLGSTESKGTTFVFTIPLSH
- a CDS encoding type IV secretion system DNA-binding domain-containing protein, with protein sequence MTDQISQNNDICYFAMTNFRGQNRKFGIRTDDRRKHMYLIGKTGMGKSTTLENMIIQDIREGRGVGVVDPHGDLVEKILDYIPPHRINDVIYFNPADIDYPIAFNILENVDPRYKHLVASGLMGVFTKIWANVWSARMEYIMNNCILALLDSPGNTLLGINRILVDKEYRHKIVSRILDPVVRSFWVNEYANYNDRFRTEAIAPIQNKVGQFLSTAIVRNIVGQTQSTIDMREIMDTKKILILNLAKGRIGEDNSSLLGAMMITKLQLAVMSRVDIPEKERNDFFLYVDEFQNFATTSFSDILSEARKYRLSLIMAHQYIEQLEEEVAAAVFGNVGTIACFRVGATDAEELVKEFTPYFTEEDLVNLTKYDIYLRLMINGVASRPFSATSLPPLRTDEMTGNREKVIAVSRERYTKPREEVEEKIIRWTGIEDMYSTTAELDNIAGIAEDEQRYRELPAAPLPTEKPTNEPAVSQGPEPKNATCDNCGRGTLITFTPDEKRNVFCKSCLKKFRQGLIDITTLKKRNIPEVYDAPPAHTQAAPTDNTAHKTQSAPVSASPNFVILKPPPKLSPSQHDEQVRKIPILPVSYPSELSLRDALQTEPIPFHKLRGNKLKRRLTTETTPFETQKEPAEYAPPMPKPRHYVIKGIPPKKVVPL
- a CDS encoding sigma factor-like helix-turn-helix DNA-binding protein codes for the protein MNSILEKVLLSQEITERQKLSPVDICTQLLKLLTNREADVLRLRFGLDGNGTHTLEIIGKRYTITRERVRQIEHQSIQKLKQSKQFQEISEGISTLVTHNLTQHGGMRRQDVLLNDLLSLSGDSSVNRNCLSFIIEQLLNTAIEEIKSEAILPSWKLKEFSSQLFTETIASIESLLESKGQPVSFDALLNEFLRSNFYQEHAQEYQSFVLFSSSPEQDERSMVERVLNTYLECSTSVLQNPFNEWGMSRWHSIKPKRMSDKIYLVLKKYGKPMHFTEITEQINKTRFDHKVAHAPTVHNELILDKRFVLVGRGIYALQEWGYKPGVVADVIASILSRAPNPLSREEIIDEVLKQRFVKKGTILLALTSHDTFLHLPDGRFMFKKIVSQAPETVHTEQNK